The following is a genomic window from Deinococcus aerolatus.
AGCAGCGTTACCTCTGCCGCGTTTGCACGTTCCAATTCACCCTGAACCATGCTCGGCCTCAAATTTCTGCTGAACAGGTGCAACTGGTGGATCGATTGCTCTCTGAGCGCATCTCTCACCGCGGCATTTGCCGGGTGGTGGGGGTCAGCCGGACCTGGTTT
Proteins encoded in this region:
- a CDS encoding IS1 family transposase, whose amino-acid sequence is MNGLKCPQCGGVYIVKNGHAHTGKQRYLCRVCTFQFTLNHARPQISAEQVQLVDRLLSERISHRGICRVVGVSRTWFRHHLQSLVQTVPHRIDPQEVVSSKR